In Vigna unguiculata cultivar IT97K-499-35 chromosome 3, ASM411807v1, whole genome shotgun sequence, a single genomic region encodes these proteins:
- the LOC114178707 gene encoding zinc finger CCCH domain-containing protein 20-like — translation MMLGETHRANPTVHVPPWPLIHESSPEIFSQYTANADYSPYSLQEALSALQHYDSTDAESDSDVPSLESDVPVDAYSCDHFRMFEFKVRRCARGRSHDWTECPYAHPGEKARRRDPRKYHYSGSACPDFRKGSCKKGDACEYAHGVFECWLHPARYRTQPCKDGTSCRRRVCFFAHTPEQLRVLPQQSPRSADSYDGSPLRHAIESSKAAAPFVSSPGSVSPPVESPPMSPMTRSGSLSVNEMVASLRNLQLGKIKSLPSSWNVIGSPGFGSPRGPMIRPGFFSLPSTPTQAPVRGGVNYFDLWDQSCEEEPVMERVESGRNIRARMFEKLSKENVLDGSGSGEPAVPDVEWVSELVSR, via the coding sequence atgaTGTTGGGGGAGACCCACCGCGCAAATCCAACCGTACACGTGCCACCGTGGCCGCTCATCCACGAATCCTCGCCGGAGATCTTTTCACAGTACACCGCCAATGCCGATTACTCTCCGTACTCTCTGCAGGAAGCGCTCAGCGCGCTTCAGCACTACGACTCAACTGATGCAGAGTCAGATTCTGATGTCCCTTCCCTGGAATCGGATGTTCCCGTTGACGCCTACTCCTGCGATCATTTCCGCATGTTCGAGTTCAAGGTTCGGAGATGCGCACGTGGCAGGTCACATGACTGGACCGAGTGTCCGTACGCCCACCCCGGCGAGAAGGCTCGCCGCCGTGATCCCCGCAAGTATCACTACTCCGGCTCGGCCTGCCCCGATTTTCGCAAGGGAAGTTGCAAGAAGGGTGACGCATGCGAGTATGCGCACGGGGTTTTCGAGTGCTGGCTCCACCCAGCCCGTTACCGTACTCAACCGTGCAAGGACGGCACCAGTTGCCGCCGGCGCGTGTGTTTCTTTGCCCACACGCCCGAGCAACTAAGGGTGTTGCCGCAGCAGAGTCCACGCAGTGCTGACTCGTACGACGGTTCTCCTCTAAGACACGCGATCGAGTCCTCCAAGGCGGCGGCGCCCTTCGTGTCTTCTCCCGGGTCGGTGTCGCCGCCGGTGGAGTCTCCGCCTATGTCTCCGATGACTCGTTCCGGGTCTCTGTCTGTTAACGAGATGGTAGCTTCGCTGAGAAACTTGCAACTGGGGAAGATTAAGTCGTTGCCTTCTTCCTGGAATGTTATAGGGTCTCCCGGGTTCGGGTCACCCAGAGGACCCATGATCCGGCCCGGGTTCTTCAGTCTTCCCTCGACCCCAACCCAGGCTCCGGTTCGCGGTGGGGTGAATTACTTTGATCTCTGGGATCAGAGTTGCGAGGAGGAGCCTGTGATGGAGAGGGTGGAGTCCGGGAGAAACATAAGAGCGAGGATGTTTGAGAAGTTGAGCAAAGAGAATGTTCTTGACGGGTCGGGTTCGGGTGAGCCGGCGGTTCCGGATGTTGAGTGGGTGTCGGAGCTTGTGAGTCGCTGA